The Cytobacillus oceanisediminis genomic interval GCTTTGCAACTGCCTCTAGCGCTCTGGCAAGTTTGCTTAAACCTGTTACTCTGCCGCCCCTCGGGATGTAAGCTACATGAGCAACACCAAAGAAAGGCACAAGGTGATGTTCACACATAGAGTAAAATGGAATATCTTTAACTAAAACAAGTTCTTCATGATCTTCGCCAAATACTGTTTCAAAGTATTCTTTAGGATCCTGGTTAAGCCCCATAAAAACTTCTTCATACATTTTTGCGACTCGCTTTGGCGTATCAAGAAGCCCTTCACGATTCGGGTCTTCACCGATTGCCTCTAATATTAAACGCACCGCATCTTCTATCTGGGCACGATTTACTTCTGCCATAATTATGCCTCCTATGTATTAACACTGTGGTAATAATATGTTCATATTAGCATAACCCTTTCATTCAGGCAAAACGAAACTTCCGTGTCTTTCACTAATATAAATAAACTGCTCTTTCCCCTGTGGTCAGCACGATTTCAGATCGGATAAAAAAGAAAAAACCGCGAATATTCGCGGTTTTTAGCTCAAGCATAAGCTTTAAGCACTTGTATGTAGATTATTTAACTGCATCTTTAAGCGCTTTACCTGGTTTGAAAGCAGGAACTTTGCTTGCAGCGATTTCGATTTCTTCGCCAGTTTGCGGGTTGCGTCCTTTACGGGCAGCACGCTCGCGAACTTCAAAGTTACCGAAACCGATTAGTTGTACCTTATCACCATTTTTCAAAGCATCAAGGATTGTATCGAAAACAGCATCAACTGCTTTAGTCGCGTCTTTTTTAGAAAGTTCGCCAGCTTCAGCAACTGCGTTAATTAGTTCTGTTTTGTTCATGCCTTTCACCTCCTCCCAAATATGGATAAAACCCAGTAAAATAAGATTCCTTACATACATTTGTAAACAAAATTACTGAATTCTATACGTTATGGCGTTTTTTTGTTTAACAAGCCTTATAATAAATGATAAATTGAAATTTTTCAATCCAAAAATCATTATAAACCCTTTAAATATAAGGGTTTTGGCCACCATAACGGTAATTCTGTTAAAAGATTATCACAATCAAATGCTGTTATCAAGAATATTTCATTATTTAATGGGAATCTTTTCTTCTTTGCAACATATTTGTAATAAGTTGACCTGTTTTTATTACCCTAATGGAGCGTTTTAAAACACTATTATAGAAACCGCAGGATAAAAAATAAAAAAAGACTCCAAAAGGAGCCTTCATTAAAGAATTATAGCAATTAATCCGCCAGAGCCTTCGTTGATGATTCTTTCTAATGTTTCTTTCAGTTTGTATCTTGCATTTTCAGGCATTAGGGAGAGTTTGGCCTGAATTCCTTCTCTTACGATGGAGCTTAGGCTGCGTCCAAAGATGTCGGAGTTCCAGATTGAAAGCGGATCGTCTTCAAAGTCCTGCATCAGGTAGCGGACAAGTTCTTCACTTTGCTTTTCTGTTCCGATGATAGGTGAGAATTCAGATTCCACATCTACTTTAATCATATGAATGGATGGAGCAACGGCTTTTAGTCTTACACCAAAGCGAGATCCATGGCGTGTAATCTCCGGTTCATCGAGGCTCATATCAGCAAGCGAAGGAGCAGCAATGCCGTAGCCGGTTTGCTTCACCATTCTCAGTGCATCGGAAATTTGGTCATACTCTGCTTTAGCATGGGCAAATTCCTGCATAAGCTCGAGCAAGTGGTCTTTTCCGCGGATTTCAACACCCACTATCTCTTTAAGGACCTCATCGTAAAGATCGTCTGGCGCATATAAGTCAATTTCGGCTACTCCCTGCCCCATTTCAATTCCTGCAAGGCCTGCCCGGTCAATGAATTCAAAGTCGCTGAATTGATGGACCACACGGTCAACATCTCTTAGCCTCTTTATATCCTTAACCGTTTCTTTAACAGCTTCCTGATAGCTTTCACGAAGCCAGTGATCTTCACGCAGCACCATTACCCAGCTCGGAAGATTTACATTGACTTCCAGTACCGGAAACTCATAAAGAGCTTCACGCATAACGTTTAGTACATCTGATTCCCTCATGCCCTCAACACTCATGGCCAGGACAGGGATATCGTATTTTTCAGCGAGATTATTTCTCAGTGCATCCGTATTTGGGTGGTGAGGCTGGACACTGTTAATGATCATGATAAATGGCTTGCCAACTTCCTTTAACTCTTCAATAACCCTTTCTTCGGCTTCCAGGTAATTCGCCCGCGGGATTTCTCCAATTGTTCCGTCAGTTGTAATCACCACTCCGATAGTTGAATGCTCCTGAATCACCTTTCTTGTTCCTATTTCAGCAGCTTCATGAAAAGGAATCGGCTCTTCATACCAAGGTGTATTGATCATTCTCGGGCCGTTTTCGTCTTCATAGCCCTTCGCCCCCGGTACTGTATATCCCACACAGTCCACGAGCCTGATATTTACATCCAGCCCTTCTGCAACATGTACTGTAGCAGCCTGGTTAGGGACAAATTTCGGTTCTGTTGTCATAATTGTCTTGCCGGCAGCACTTTGAGGAAGCTCATCCTGTGTGCGGGCACGCTCTGCTTCATTCTCCATATTTGGCAGAACAACTAGTTCCATAAACTTTTTTATAAATGTAGATTTGCCTGTGCGAACTGCGCCAACTACTCCAAAATATATATCGCCGCCAGTTCTTTCGGCAATATCTTTAAAAATATCAACCTTTTCCAAGTGATCCCCTCCTGAAATCTTGAGTTAATGGGATAATATTATCCTATCTATTATGTTTGGACATTATATGTGTATGATGTTGTCCTACATTGTTATGACAGTTTTTTTAAATTTTTACCCCCCTATCAGGAATGTGCACTGCACCTGCCAGCCCAGCTGGAAATCGGCAATCCTATGACAGTCTGAAACGGACAGCTGACCATCCCAAATTTCCTTTTTTATTTACTAACTCCCCTTACTTCTTTATTTCTTTACCTTTATGCTTATAGTCAATAGTTGAAGAGTGGTTATAAAAGTATATAAAAAAATAACCCTTCTCCTACAATATATTTTGCAGGAGAAGGGTTATGACTATTTCACCAAAAAGATTGGATCATTCGTGCCGGGATCAATTGTATAAGGCAGAGAATAGGCGGGAACAAAATCAGAATCCTCCACAAGAAGATCTCTAATATCTTCTCCAGGTTTAGGCTTGTTTTCCTTACTTTCCAATGCCTGATATAAATCAGCCCGATAATCCACATATACCTCTGCATTGCCGGTAACGACATACGGGAGGCTCTGGCCGCTGTATGGACTGAGGGCTTGAGGTTCTTCCTTAAACCC includes:
- the folE gene encoding GTP cyclohydrolase I FolE — protein: MAEVNRAQIEDAVRLILEAIGEDPNREGLLDTPKRVAKMYEEVFMGLNQDPKEYFETVFGEDHEELVLVKDIPFYSMCEHHLVPFFGVAHVAYIPRGGRVTGLSKLARALEAVAKRPQLQERITSTVANSILEKLEPHGVMVVVEAEHMCMTMRGVKKPGSKTVTSAVRGVFAEDARARAEVLSLIKQ
- the hbs gene encoding non-specific DNA-binding protein Hbs, which gives rise to MNKTELINAVAEAGELSKKDATKAVDAVFDTILDALKNGDKVQLIGFGNFEVRERAARKGRNPQTGEEIEIAASKVPAFKPGKALKDAVK
- the spoIVA gene encoding stage IV sporulation protein A, whose product is MEKVDIFKDIAERTGGDIYFGVVGAVRTGKSTFIKKFMELVVLPNMENEAERARTQDELPQSAAGKTIMTTEPKFVPNQAATVHVAEGLDVNIRLVDCVGYTVPGAKGYEDENGPRMINTPWYEEPIPFHEAAEIGTRKVIQEHSTIGVVITTDGTIGEIPRANYLEAEERVIEELKEVGKPFIMIINSVQPHHPNTDALRNNLAEKYDIPVLAMSVEGMRESDVLNVMREALYEFPVLEVNVNLPSWVMVLREDHWLRESYQEAVKETVKDIKRLRDVDRVVHQFSDFEFIDRAGLAGIEMGQGVAEIDLYAPDDLYDEVLKEIVGVEIRGKDHLLELMQEFAHAKAEYDQISDALRMVKQTGYGIAAPSLADMSLDEPEITRHGSRFGVRLKAVAPSIHMIKVDVESEFSPIIGTEKQSEELVRYLMQDFEDDPLSIWNSDIFGRSLSSIVREGIQAKLSLMPENARYKLKETLERIINEGSGGLIAIIL